The following DNA comes from Xiphophorus hellerii strain 12219 chromosome 5, Xiphophorus_hellerii-4.1, whole genome shotgun sequence.
CTGTTTCCAAAGATGAAAGGAGCTTTTCGGGATATTCCCAGTCCTTGATTATCAGAAGGTTTTCCAAGTAAACACAGAAGTGTCAGATTGTACATTCTTGCTGAGAAGACCCGTCTTTGCCTTCTCGCTTGGAACACTTGGTGAAACAGAGCAGGGTGACGCATCCCCAGACTGTTCTTGTAGACATCATGTGGGCGTAGTGAGAAACATGCCAGATAATCCGTTACCGTTACTTAGTCACTCACGAAACCGCTGCGTCTTCCCATAAAGACGTTAATgtagattttcattttcattcatgtACTTCAAGCTGGTGTTTGCCTTTTTCTGTTTCGCCTTTTCTGTTCTTCGTCACTGCTTCTGAAAAGTTTATCTGAGGAAGCTTTCTATTTGTGTGTCCTTCCAAGCCACTTGAAAGACCCATGCTGCTCTCAGAGATGTTTACAGGAAACCCAAGCAGTCAGAGCTAAAACTGACACatcaaatggaaacaaaattgGACACGAGAGAACAgagagggaggatgagaacaaGGCCCAATTAAAATGTGACTTCTGGTGCTCTATCTGCCTGCTCCtcattcagttttaattaagttttccctttttttttttttctttttgtagggAACGGGAGAGGGAAATGCACGGACCCAAAAAACGTGGGCCAAAACCCAAAAACGTTGTGGCAAAGGTATGActtctactttttgttttttacacagcTCTTGTTTATGAATAGAAATGTTCATTATGTAGTTCTAGGCGATTAGAAAGCTCCCTCTCAActgtaaaatacaataaaatatccAAGTTTTTTCAGCCCGTTGCAGGAAACTGGAGCATGGCGTCTACAAGCAGGCCATCGAGTTCTTTTGATGTCTATTTTCGATTCCCGCATCAGTGCATGTTCTGTCATTACTAAATGAGATGAAAACAAGGTGGAGCTGGCAGAAAGACATTTGAGCTGACCTACTTTCTTTTTCActcagccatttttttttttttttttagaaatcagCCTGAGAATTCACAGCGCTGTCAGAAAGGCGCAAAAGCCAGATATTGCACACGTCCCGtgtcatgttttgtgtttaggtAGCAAGGCCTGCCTTCCTCAGACGGGAACTTTGACCCACTTAactccatcttttctccacacCACTTTCAGCTCAGTCAAagctaattaaaatatttttttctcaaaaaaatcCATAGATATTTGGTATTTTTTGTAGTCAATGATTATTATCATTGATATCATGATGTTTTTCTAAAGTGTTTTGATCTAAGGTGGGTGTTCTGAAGtcttaaaacaataattttgacCAATAGATGTGTTACAGAACTGTGCTTACTGAGATACAATCAGTGCTGGGCACACTTCTGCTAATAGAGGGGCTAAATTTTGATTTAGCCCTTTCGCATTTTTGCtagctttaaaaatgttagcACATTTAGCTTACCCTGAATTGATTTTCTCCAGATGAGTTTTAAAGCACAAATTTACTTGgcttttttgtaaactttcacaTGAATACGTTTTAAAGTCTGTGTTAACCTTTAGCTTATCAGCTGTTAAAAATTCTACACGTACTTAGATGTTcattttcatgcttttattttgaatcgGATGAAATATGCTTAcacagcagttctgtttcctcacATTCGCaaccacaaataaaatgcagctgaGAAAACTGAACTATTTGGACATTTAGTGCTGCTTGTCACGCcattggctggtgtttgcaaagcagccaatccaggagctccATTCGTTGTCCTTGCCATTGATTGGCTGTAGCTCCATGAACGGAAAACCATAGATGGTACTAAAACAGTTTCCACTGTGCTTGTTAAtacatattaaggtatatttggtgtttgaactgttaaaatatgcagttatatgcattttttggggggagtaAAGTATTTTCGGATTTCAGCTTTTCGTAGGCAGTTGTGTCAGTGAATCCCTGGTTGTCCACTGTTTACTGAAATCTTTTGATTCTAATGAATTTCCTACATGATATTTGCTAATATAGAATATTTCTACGTAGCTTAATATCGCCACATGTACTAACTAAAATATTGCAGCCCATCTTAATACAGCTAAAAAGATAAATAGCTCttgttcttttaattttataagATTTCTAACTTCACCATCTTCCTCAGGGTCGCGGTCAGAAAGCAGAGCCCACCAGTCGCGCCTCCAGCAGCCGGCAGAACACGCCTCGGTCCTCCTCAACCGCTTCCAGTCGagcatcttcctcctcctctgctgctcctaATGCTTTACCATTCTCCTCCTCGTCGTCAGCGCCAGCACCTTCCCCCAAACTCAACTCTCTCGCGGCCACCCACAAGTTGAAGAAAGACATTCACCGTTGCCACCGGATGTCCAGGCGCCCCCTGCCTCGCGCAGATCCCACGCGGCCCGCCTTTTCCAGTTCGAGTGGCTTCCAGTCCCGCATGCACGTCTCCCCTTTCTCCGAGACCGTCCGCATCCTGAACCGCCGGGTCAAACCCCGAGAAGTCAAGAGGGGCCGGATAATCCTCAACCTGAAGGTGATCGACAAGCCGGGCAGGGGTGGCGGCGGCGCGGCGGGCTCCAGGAACGTGCAGACGGGTCGCCAAAACATCCCGTCTCGTAATCGCATCATCGGCAGGAAGGGGGAGGCCCCCTACAGACCTTTCCAGCCTCCTTTAAAGATGCTGGGCTTCCCCATGTACGGGAAGCCTTTCGGGCTGCAGTGTGGCGGGCCCATGTCCTTTCACTCCCAAACGGGATCCAGCTCGACTTCAGGAGCCAGgcacagcaacagcagctctTCACAGCGCCAGGCACTGCCTCCttcgtcttcttcttcctccacctccaccaaCGTCACAGCTAAACACCCTCAGCCTGCCACAGAAGCCTCCAAGGAGTCAAAATCCAGTAAATCTCCAGAAACCCAAAATGCCTCATGTTCAGAAGCAAACAAAATCCTAGTCCCCCCCTCTCCGTCTCCATCTTTGGAAGATCAGGACGAAGATGCCATGGACTGCTCCGAAGCCTCTGAGGAAGCCAGAAGTCCTTGCCAGCACAAAGCTCCCTCCACGGTTTCTTCCGTGGCTCCAGAACAATCCTCGCCCCCCCCTGAATCCAAAAGGGTCCCCGCTGAGGGAGACCCCGACTGGCACCCGGAAATGGCACCAAGCTGCAAGGACGTGGTGGTCACTGATGTAACCACCAACCTCGTTACGGTCACCATAAAAGAGTTTCCCTCTCCGGCGTCAGGGCCCGCCTCGCCTTCCGCTAGCGTGGAAAACGGCTCCACACCTCCTGCCGCCGCAACGTCCGAGGACTCCTCCGTCCCGAAGCCATAAGAAATCCAATAATACAAACTGTAATGCCATTTGGGATagaaaactatatatatatacatatatatgtatatatatatgtatatatatataaagtatatcATGCCAGTGTTGCCACTTAAGCCCTGTTCTACCCTCTCTACAGAGCGGTTAGATACGCTATAGATAATCTATTTGTTAGATACTCAATGAaatgcagggtttcccccagagaATTTGCTGAACCCAGTGGTCAGTGCTCTAGGGCAGTCCACCAGCGGCccaccatgtttttttgttaaagaatgTTAAAAGTTGACTGGAAACAAATATGCTCTCACATCAGTCTCTCTGCCCGCTCAGCGCAAACCTCTTAAAGCAAGACTCAGCCTTTATAGTTGCGCTTTTAGAGAGTTGTGTTGAGCGAGTCAAGCAAGCGGTGAGTCTTTTGCACTTGACGTTTACTTTGGTGCGATACTCACTGAAAAGACAGCCTTCATAGAGGGATCGTTTACAGGCGAAGCTGCTCTGCGAGAACACCTTCCGAATAGACAATTTTGAGGGAAAATTAGCCGATTACAAAAATACAGAGGTACACAACCAGAGTGTGCGAGGATGATTGGTCCGCCATCTCGGCCTTGCACCCAGTTCGAtgctttaaaggggcagttttatgtaaaatctacttttttgagctttacatcatgttataatattctctcatcaaaaacatacctagttgttaccttgattctttcatgcatgtttgagaaatcctttagtctccatggcaaccattcagttgcgTAACACGCCTGGGTGAACCTGGCACTGTCTTCGAGACGCAACTCctttgagctgcagtttccgagCTTCTGCCTCTctcactcggctccttcagactagccagtcagcaattagcaaacacctggtgtaactgcacatctgctgagctcattatgctagctacttctcagtgcaacccTGGTAAAAATgtcgttaaagggttaatagaggaacaatgttgtgatgacttcctgaaggagtttttaaagcgacagaggtccaatttaaaagtgctaaattacaaagtaaaatttattttaagtcgtatttgatatatatatatatactgtatatatatatacagtatatgtaatttcttttgacaagtagttaacatagttacttgattgtgctataataTGGCACTGTGAGCCTGTAAACATAATACTGTCTCTTTAACTATAAACCCATCTTTGCTATCAATGTTATTGgtgtgttaataaaaaaaacttccttttaaaataaacaaggaGCTCTTACCCTGGTGGTGGGAGGCAAgaaaagcctggtggcccatcAGGCTTTTAATAGACTGGGGGAAACCCTCAAATATAATGTAACTAAATAACACTCAGCCATAAAATACtacaagaaaacatattttttctaaaagaaaaagaggcagCTTGCATGCCTTCTTGCCATTTAGATTGCCATATTACATCCAACTGGCGCCACACATGTGCCAGAAAacagaatttgttttctttcacttgGTACACACATgctggggggggggaggggccTGTTTGTCGCAAATACCAGTTGTCCTAACAGCGCGTCTCTCACCCATCTGCTGTGCGGGCTCTCATCAAGCACACTTGCTGGAAGTGAAAGGAGTTTGCCCATTATCAAAGTGGACTCTCCGTTCCCATGTTTTTTGCCATCAGCAACACCAGGGGGTGTTTGGTCAAGCTTTTGACCCCTCCGGACGTGATCGGACGGGGGGGTCCGATGTTTTAACTTAGAGATGTGTTTTTTTGCACTTAGACTCTGAAGACTGCGTCAGTACAGCGAGGTGAATGCAATGCACTTGACTGCATCGAAAAACACGCTCAGTGAAGTCGATCCGCTTCTcgaggccttttttttttccctcttcagtCTTACACACATGGGTACAAACGCAGAGTAGGAACGTATTTCAATGCAAAACCAACTTTTGAATTTGCCAAAATTCGTACTTCTTGCTTCAGTTTCTCCCAAACCTTCACAGCTTCCTTCTTCAGCTGCTTCATTCGCTCTTAGCCTCTCAGCCCAGGAAGGTCTCGAAGGTCCAGAAGCAACCAGCTAAACGAACCAACCACTGTTTCTGATTCTGTGATTTTTATGGGCTGATGTTTCACATCTGTGGAACATTAGAGGCGTTtggtttttccacattttctcccTTTAAGACCACAAACTTGAGTTGTTTGGAATACACTAAAACAAAGTATGGCGTAAATGTGATGCGGGGGGTAAAAGAAGCAGGGTTTAGTATTCACCCTCCCCTGAGTCGGCATCTATTTCTGCTGAGCTCAGCCAGATTCTGCACATCGTTTTTTAGGTTTTGTCTCGGATTCTCTTTTAGGTACTGTATAACTTGTGCATTTTCATTCCTAAGCCATCCAGTTGTAGTTTTGGCTGAACATTTGGGCTTGTTGTCCTCGCTTTCTAGCCTGTAGCTAGTTTTCCTTCAGAACCGCCCTGTATTTAGCTTTATCCGTCTTCCCATGTTTCATGatactagctgcgtttccattacatataacaatatatattaCGACATACATGTGATCATAATGAATAGATAATACATCATacataatttcactgaactgaTCCAGAATGGCACAGCATTCTGGGCGATGTAGGCAGAGCAAAGACTTAAGCTGCTCAACATTTCACGTCCAGCTTAGCTATTTTGCTGGCATCAACTAACcccactcactctttggtttcCTAGCAACAATCTTTTGAGTAACTTTTCTCTGAGGATGTATCAATATGAAAATTTGAACCGATATCGATGTCTGATATTAGTATTGCTGTTGTGGCCGATAAACAATATATAAcaatatcaaatatatatatatatatatatatatatatatatatatatatatatatatatatatatatatatatatatatatatatccctgAAGAAACAAGAGGAAATAAGTAAAGGTTGTTAATATTGGACCGAtgctgaaataatgaaaaaatgattaatattgGCCGATACCGATTCTCTTCCTGATATATCGTCCATATCTACCATCAATAATTGTCTGAATGAAGGAGAAAGTGTAGCTAgctatttaactttaaatatttatttagctcaTTAAGTGGAAAGAGTTTGAGCGTCAAACATTCATTTCACTCAAACTCATTCATTTTGCTTCTTTGTGTTGTCACTTTCGTCCCAAAtgatccaaaatatttttttttatcttgaacaGTTTTCCGCCCACATGATTCAAAAAGTTTCTCGATCTCTTCTTCTCGTTCTTTACAGCAAAAGAACCTCTGACTGTGATCATATTTTTGGACTCTCAgattcttcttctctggtgCTTCCTGCTCTTCCTGGACCTTCTCAGTCCTCCACTCGGTTCTGTGTATTATACCTTTTTCCGCATGCGTTGCCTTATAGCTGTGCTCCCACTCTTCTTGCTTGGCTCTTCTTTGGACAGCCGTTAGATAGTCGCGGCTTCAGCTTGGTGACTGTAAGGATCTCATTACTGTAAGAAGTTCACACTGTTTctgatgaggtttttttttgttttccttgaaGGCACAGACGTAGAGGACGTATCcgtatgtttgttttgtaccaGATGGCTCTTGTCGTCAATGCTACGTCAGTACACCGCTGTTGGATTTATTCCGTTCTACGAGAAGAAATAAGTTAACCACGAATGAAGATGTCTGTCtcctttaatcttttatttaactCCAAACATGCtgtgaactaaaaaaaaactaaacaaaaaacagcttttctctCCGCATGGAGAgatgattttcaaaatatttctcatgTTCTGTATTTTACTACTCTTTTTAGGTGGTGGTGACACTAGCAGTTAGTAGATGGTTAAGGTATTAGTCTGGAGAGCGTTGCTTTTCTTCTCATACGGGGTAGCACAACTCAACTTAGTGGCCTGTTATGTAACCAAATAGGGCTCTATATTctccttaatttttttctttgtttttttcccccttttgaaattatttgtaaattcATGTTGTAATTTCCAAGTGCTGGATCAGCATGTAAAGGACAAACTGAAGGATCCTCGTTTTAATGTATGAATCGAAAATGCTCAATTAcggattgttgttttttaagcttttttttttcttcttcatattTGTACTGTATTTTAATACGTGTCTGAAATAtgcataattattttaatgtaaggCTATTTGTTTGAATGAGCCATCGTTAATGATCGtatggcttgtttttttttcatgtgttgagactgcaagtttttttttttgtgtggttttatgATGATTTGAAATGAGTACATTGTACCGACGGTGACGAGAAGAAGGCGGAGGTCGATAATGACATGAAGAAATGTTTGTGAAGCATGTTTTTGCAACCTCTTGCTGTACAGATAATGTATTCGGTGAACCTGTTacgtgttgtttttgtgtttcttgtaAAAGGCCTTTGATTAAAAGCGCTCTAAAAATACTTCCAAGGTTTCTGTAGGAGTGGCGTCATTGTTTTTCCACCAGTTGCCAGCTCTGCTGGCTAATGGAGATATAGCTGCACTGAACTGCAAATAGATCATAAGAATTTATTCTAAACACACAACTTTGTTATTAATGTGGCAGTACCAGTGAACCTGATTAgcggttttctttttttctttgccttaaagggccagtattatgtgttttccagccacataagTGTCATTTTACAGAACAATCAAGGAactcagttgttataaaaattcagtgtatatcaaatgtgactttaaaaaattgGCTTCATTAtgtaacaccttgaaattgtgcctctgtctctttaaaaactctttttctAAACCTCTGCCTTCAGAAGATCTCCGTCCTGagaggcggagctaggtccacccaggcgttttgcacagctggttgccacgggagattacaTTTCTCAAACAAAGCCTGAAATAATCacagcaacactccaggtatgttttatttacttatttttgaaaataattttttataattttgggTTACATTTTATATCCAGCCTCCTGAAATgatactttgttgtttttagtaaaACTTCAGCTATaactctgattatttttttattttattttgtttattgatttattttgccCATTCTTTGTAAAAAAGGGAACATGCTTGGTCAGTTTTAGAGCTTATGTTACATCAGTCTCAGTTGGTTAGAGGTCTGGACTTAAACTAGGCCATTGGAGCACATAAACAAGCCTTAATCTAAAGTATTTCACTGCAGCTCAGACTGTATATGTGATGGAAAACCGGGTAAAATAAGTATTCAGGGTTTCAGTAATTTTCTCCATAgatatgttttgtaaaatctCTATTGACAAGAAGTTCAAAAACTGTTGGTGATAACTCAAGAATTACACATCATGCAATGCAAATTAGAGCGCAAATGAAGAGATGAGTCAACAAAATAATACTACACAGATAATAAGTATTGAACACACAATACTTTGTTGAACACTCTTTCTTGTTTAACGCCATTCGAAGACGTCTCCTGTATGGAGAAACTAGTCAGATGCATTGTACAGACTTTCACTCAAACTGTCTTCAGATGTTGAAGGTTCTTTGGGTTCTTTATATTCATTCTGGTTCTTAACTTCCTTTTATAAATCCAGCTGCATACAAATCAAGTGACTGACTGGGCCGTTCTCATAGTTCTGCATCTTTTCTCTAAAACCAATGAAGAATCTCCTTGACTGTCAGTTTGATAGCTGTCTTGTGTGGAAACCAacacatgtatttattttatttatttggattcttATCAAGAATGTTCCATTACATTTCagaattaattttttcttcaaCTGTGTGAAGTCTACAGCCCAAACAACGACGTTCCCATCTGCAGACCTCACTTTTTATCAGAGTGTTTTTGGGGACATAAGCATCCTTCCTCCAAACATGTGTAGTGAAATCAAAGATTTAATTTTCTAGTGACCAGACTATAATCTCCCAGTATTTCACTGGCTTGTCCAAATCTGGAGCAGCATCTTTAAATCATGCTCTAGTAAGCTttgtttcttcagcagtggagtcttgCGTAACGCTTGtccataaaaaacatttctgtttagtttatgtacttttttttttgcaggtctTTCTCAAGCTTTCTACAAGTTATTACTGTTTCTTAACACTagcaatataattttttttttgtaaagataGTAGTCATATCATTTTGATGTGCTGCATGGATGCTTTCTAAATATTGACAgatttcaacaacaacaaatatgcTGTGTTATTCCAGCTATTTAGACATGACTTTATTTAAGATGAGTTTGTTTTGATGTCATTGTATATGTGGATTACTTGGCTTGTTACCAACATCTGGttacatttaatgtaaaaataataataataataataataataataatagaaaaacatgCCTATGTTTTTATTATAGTCATGGTTATTTTATCCATAGTATAAGCAGAGATTATTAAAGTTAAACACCCAAATCCTCCACAGGGTGTCGCTGTTACACTGTTTTAGGGTTGCGggattctgtgtgtgtgtgggggggtgtgtgtgtgtgtgtgcgtgtgtgtgtgtgtgtgtgttttcaggagGACTGAGGCTTGGAGGGACATTAAGGGCATCCTGGGTTTTCATCTCTGTGTTTTGATGCTGCGATGAATAGTTCAAACAACTCCTGCCACCGTCTCTCTACTTTGCTGGTAGAGAGACGGTGTTGAAACATACCATGTGTCATCTTTAGCtgttttcatttggattttttgtCAGTGTTCAGTCAGACCCAGATGGAACCAAATTAGACGTCTCAGTTTAATAAGAGGCACCCTGAGTgacaaggtgtgtgtgtgtgtgtgtgtgtgtgtgtgtgtattgggTTGGTTGTGTAAGTTTCTGTATTCTGAATTAGCAACTCAATTCTTCTGATGTTTGTCTCACCAGAAAACAGTATTATAAggttttgtaaaactttatatTACTGGGTGACTCATATTTAAACCATAACAtttaaatgacagatttttgacttttttttctacattgttttatttttcagatatttcGTTTTTCCAATCAAGATGGtctgtaaataaaaagctaTTAATGTGTAGAaacctaacccctaaccccCCCTCACCCCACGACACTTCGCCACGCCCCCTTGGGGGGGAGGGGGCGGCGCCCCACTATTTGAGAAGTACTGGTCTAAAGCTTACTGTAACTCGTAGTCCTTCTTGTGATGTTGCAAAAATACATCTAGGAGGATAAAACATAGTAAAAACTGCTTGAGTTTGTGAAATAGGTATTATTATTTCCATATTCCTCTTTCCCCCCAAAcaatttgtgtgtttgtgaccCAGTTTTGCATTAATTACATATTAGGCTTGTGTCACATCTGTGAATGCACAGACATGTGACTTGGCATGGATGTCGGCTTATGAAATGGCATGTGTGCATGAGGGCTTAAGGATGGGGTTCAACTGCAAGTGAACTGAATAGGAATACAgattatttttgagtttttgtttttggtgccTTTCAAAAGATTTTGTGACGCCGACCCTCAGGGCCGGCCCAAAGAATAAGCTGCTTAGACATTGTTGCATGTTTCTCCTCAACTTTAATGCCGGATCTATGCAGAACGGTGTCGGGTAATGAAGAATGAATAGAgtgttcaaaaatatatatacagtatatatatataatatatttatactgtatatatatacagtatatgtattgTATAATATGTCCACTAAACATGAGTTAACATTTAGGTATGTACAACTGTCAACAGCACTTCTAAAGTtacaaaactaattttaatgtgAACATATCTGTGTAAATATCAACCTGacagaacatttaaacattgacagttttatttcagtctgTACTGCTAAAGGCTTGTTATGTCATCCCCTTGTGTTGTGTGATCATGTCGTCTTACTTGGTTCTCATAT
Coding sequences within:
- the cbx6a gene encoding chromobox protein homolog 6a, with the translated sequence MELSAAGDRIFAAEAILKRRVRKGRLEYLVKWKGWAMKHSTWEPEENILDDRLLLGFEQKEREREMHGPKKRGPKPKNVVAKGRGQKAEPTSRASSSRQNTPRSSSTASSRASSSSSAAPNALPFSSSSSAPAPSPKLNSLAATHKLKKDIHRCHRMSRRPLPRADPTRPAFSSSSGFQSRMHVSPFSETVRILNRRVKPREVKRGRIILNLKVIDKPGRGGGGAAGSRNVQTGRQNIPSRNRIIGRKGEAPYRPFQPPLKMLGFPMYGKPFGLQCGGPMSFHSQTGSSSTSGARHSNSSSSQRQALPPSSSSSSTSTNVTAKHPQPATEASKESKSSKSPETQNASCSEANKILVPPSPSPSLEDQDEDAMDCSEASEEARSPCQHKAPSTVSSVAPEQSSPPPESKRVPAEGDPDWHPEMAPSCKDVVVTDVTTNLVTVTIKEFPSPASGPASPSASVENGSTPPAAATSEDSSVPKP